One genomic window of Pempheris klunzingeri isolate RE-2024b chromosome 12, fPemKlu1.hap1, whole genome shotgun sequence includes the following:
- the hint1 gene encoding adenosine 5'-monophosphoramidase HINT1, whose translation MADETAKAQVAQAGGDTIFGKIVRKEIPAKLIYEDDLCVAFPDISPQAPTHILVVPKKPIVQLSQAEESDAALLGHLMIIAKKCAQDAGLSKGYRIVINDGPDGGQSVYHIHVHVLGGRCMAWPPG comes from the exons ATGGCTGATGAAACGGCCAAAGCGCAGGTTGCCCAGGCAGGCGGAGACACCATATTTGGAAAAATCGTCCGTAAAGAGATTCCTGCCAAGTTAATCTATGAAGATGACCTG TGTGTAGCCTTCCCTGATATTTCTCCTCAAGCTCCCACGCACATCCTTGTCGTCCCAAAAAAGCCAATTGTTCAGCTGTCACAGGCGGAGGAGAGTGATGCAGCA TTGTTGGGCCACTTGATGATAATCGCAAAGAAGTGTGCTCAAGATGCAGGCTTGTCCAAAGGCTACAGGATTGTCATCAATGATGGACCGGACGGAGGCCAGTCGGTCTACCACATTCACGTCCACGTCCTTGGCGGGCGCTGCATGGCGTGGCCCCCTGGCTAA